Proteins encoded in a region of the Carassius auratus strain Wakin chromosome 21, ASM336829v1, whole genome shotgun sequence genome:
- the abhd11 gene encoding sn-1-specific diacylglycerol lipase ABHD11, whose product MSNFAMSALCRILTRGVYCGPSSCLSVAGLRDYCSRVSRLDRAGNDSPVNLTYNVFDGKGDDTPLVFLHGLFGSKSNFHSIAKSLVERTGRKVLTVDARNHGKSPHSPVLTYEAMTHDLTHLLGQLHIGKCVLIGHSMGGKVAMTTALSQPSLVERLVVVDISPSPTSAHTNFNAYIQAMKEVKIVSDIPRSTARRLAEDQLRKIVKKRSVRQFLLTNLEEQNGHYGWRVNLEAISNHLEDMMGFPDFNNTYEGPTLFLGGSSSAYISSEDYPEIQRLFPCADIQYIPDASHWIHADKPLDFISSIIAFLKS is encoded by the exons ATGTCAAATTTTGCCATGAGTGCCCTGTGCCGTATTTTAACTAGGGGAGTGTATTGCGGCCCGTCGTCTTGTTTATCTGTAGCGGGACTTCGGGATTATTGCAGCAGAGTCTCGCGACTGGACCGTGCTGGCAATGACAG CCCGGTCAATTTGACCTACAATGTGTTTGATGGGAAAGGAGACGACACGCCATTGGTGTTTCTTCATGGTTTATTTGGAAGCAAATCAAACTTTCACTCCATAGCCAAGTCCCTGGTTGAGCGGACTGGAAGGAAG GTGCTGACAGTAGATGCTCGCAACCATGGCAAAAGCCCACACAGTCCTGTCTTGACCTACGAAGCAATGACTCACGATCTGACGCATCTGCTTGGACAGCTTCACATTGGGAAGTGTGTCCTGATTGGACACAGCATGGGTGGCAAGGTTGCAATGACAACAGCTTTATCACAG CCTAGTTTAGTGGAACGTTTGGTGGTCGTGGACATTAGTCCCTCTCCGACTTCAGCCCACACCAATTTCAATGCCTACATTCAGGCAATGAAAGAGGTGAAGATAGTCAGTGATATCCCGCGTTCCACAGCACGAAGACTGGCTGAAGACCAGCTCAGGAAGATCGTTAAG AAGCGTTCAGTGCGTCAGTTCCTCCTTACTAACCTGGAGGAGCAAAACGGTCACTATGGCTGGAGGGTTAACCTGGAAGCCATCTCAAACCACCTAGAAGACATGATGGGTTTTCCAGATTTTAATAACACCTATGAGGGTCCAACTCTTTTCTTGGGTGGCAGTAGTTCAGCCTATATAAG CTCGGAAGATTACCCTGAAATCCAGAGGCTCTTTCCTTGCGCCGATATCCAGTACATCCCAGATGCCAGTCACTGGATTCATGCTGACAAGCCTTTGGATTTCATCAGCTCCATAATAGCCTTCTTAAAATCATAG